The Camelina sativa cultivar DH55 chromosome 14, Cs, whole genome shotgun sequence genome includes a window with the following:
- the LOC104742756 gene encoding uncharacterized protein LOC104742756 produces the protein MATAFSNTSPSSNLYLHRFRQSLSLPSQSCFSPSPLSRLHPQTQTLFFVATPVRVRRIAVAPLGPPTPPSPDPPPPKNKTEPTSLVGVASMIQDRVKIFTAVLIWISLFFWASALQGRDRGSGKGKKGSRFK, from the exons ATGGCGACAGCGTTTTCCAACACAAGTCCAAGCTCCAACCTTTACCTTCATCGCTTCCGTCAAAGCCTCTCTCTTCCATCTCAGTCGTGCTTTTCACCGTCTCCGTTGTCTCGGCTTCATCCTCAGACCCAGACCCTTTTCTTCGTCGCCACTCCCGTCCGCGTAAGACGCATCGCCGTCGCTCCTCTCGGCCCTCCAACGCCGCCTAGTCCCGACCCACCTCCGCCTAAAAACAAGACTGAGCCCACAA GTCTTGTGGGAGTAGCGTCGATGATTCAAGATCGTGTAAAGATCTTTACTGCAGTACTAATTTggatctctctcttcttctgggCTTCAGCATTACAAGGAAGAGATAGAGGAAGTGGTAAAGGAAAGAAGGGTTCGAGATTCAAGTAG
- the LOC104778168 gene encoding uncharacterized protein LOC104778168 — MSLLSPLPLLHTFSFSSTVATKPTASRITAATPSKLRFSVVNATPDNGNSGGGDDEDPSSFNPFGFVTDNPSSRSAIQLPESPAEDGNVGQMLYRTEDKGKEYGSTIRSGKLRWFVRETGSKESRRGTVVFLHGAPTQSFSYRTVMSEMSNAGFHCYAPDWIGFGFSDKPQPGYGFNYTEKEYHEAFDKLLEVLEVKSPFFLVVQGFLVGSYGLTWALKNFSKVEKLAILNSPLTVSSPVPGLFKQLRIPLFGEFTCQNAILAERFIEGGSPYVLKNEKADVYRLPYLSSGGPGFALLETAKKINFGDTLSQIANGFSSGSWNKPILVAWGIADKYLPQSIAEEFEKQNPENVKLRLIEGAGHLPQEDWPEKVVAALRAFF, encoded by the exons atgtctctgctctctcctcttcctctgctccacacattctccttctcctccaccGTCGCCACAAAACCAACCGCCTCTAGAATCACTGCTGCTACGCCTTCGAAACTCCGCTTCTCCGTCGTCAACGCGACGCCGGATAATGGAAACAGCGGTGGTGGCGATGACGAGGATCCGTCCTCTTTCAACCCGTTTGGTTTCGTTACTGACAACCCGTCTAGCCGGAGCGCAATTCAGCTACCGGAGTCTCCGGCGGAAGATGGTAACGTCGGTCAAATGCTATAC AGGACTGAAGATAAAGGAAAGGAGTATGGTTCAACTATCAGATCTGGGAAGCTTAGATGGTTTGTGAGAGAGACtg GATCAAAGGAGAGTCGTCGAGGAACCGTTGTATTTCTTCACGGAGCTCCAACTCAGTCTTTTAGTTACCGGACTGTCATGTCTGAG ATGTCAAATGCTGGATTTCATTGCTATGCACCTGACTGGATAGGATTTGGATTCAGTGACAAGCCACAGCCAGGATATGGCTTTAATTACACAG AAAAAGAGTACCATGAGGCGTTTGATAAACTGCTGGAAGTACTAGAGGTCAAGTCTcctttctttcttgttgttcAG GGGTTTCTTGTAGGTTCATATGGTTTAACATGGGCATTGAAAAACTTTAGCAAGGTTGAGAAACTTGCGATTCTTAATAGTCCACTGACTGTTTCATCCCCAGTTCCTGGATTATTTAAGCAGCTGAG GATTCCCCTCTTTGGTGAATTCACTTGCCAAAACGCTATCTTGGCTGAGCGGTTCATTGAAGGAGGTAGCCC GTACGTCCTGAAGAATGAGAAAGCTGATGTCTATCGTCTACCATATTTGTCAAGCGGAGGACCTGGGTTTG CCTTGCTCGAGACGGCGAAAAAGATCAACTTTGGAGACACCTTGAGTCAAATTGCAAATGGGTTTTCATCAGGCAG CTGGAATAAACCCATTCTTGTGGCTTGGGGGATAGCTGATAAATACCTACCTCAGTCTATAGCAGAGGAATTTGAGAAACAGAATCCCGAAAATGTCAAGCTTCGGCTCATTGAAGGTGCTGGGCATTTACCTCAAGAAGACTG GCCAGAGAAAGTAGTTGCTGCCCTCCGAGCATTTTTCTGA
- the LOC104742753 gene encoding PTI1-like tyrosine-protein kinase At3g15890 has translation MQLFSCFCCGKGFDRKKKVKTEPSWRIFSLKELHAATNSFNYDNKLGEGRFGSVYWGQLWDGSQIAVKRLKAWSSREEITFAVEVEILARIRHKNLLSVRGYCAEGQERLIVYDYMPNLSLVSHLHGQHSSDSLLDWTRRMNIAVTSAQAIAYLHHFATPRIVHGDVRASNVLLDSEFEARVTDFGYGKMMPDDAGNGGNKITKGNNIGYLSPECIESGQESDMGDVYSFGVVLLELVTGKRPIERASLTTKQGITEWVLPLVYEKKFGEIVDQRLNGKYEEDELKRVVLIGLICAQREPEKRPTMSEVVEMLMNETKEKMSQHEANPLFNGNNVGELLDESSEITAEERDHQ, from the exons ATGCAATTGTTTAGTTGCTTTTGCTGTGGAAAGGGATTTGATCG gaagaagaaggtgaaaacGGAGCCATCATGGAGGATTTTTTCACTCAAGGAGCTTCACGCAGCCACAAACAGTTTTAATTACGATAACAAGCTCGGTGAAGGTCGATTTGGCAGTGTCTATTGGGGTCAGCTATGGGATGGATCTCAA atTGCAGTCAAGAGATTGAAGGCATGGAGTAGTAGAGAAGAGATAACTTTTGCTGTAGAAGTCGAGATTCTTGCCCGTATCCGCCACAAGAATCTATTGAGTGTAAGAGGTTACTGTGCTGAAGGACAAGAAAGACTCATTGTGTATGACTACATGCCAAATTTGAGCCTGGTCTCTCATCTTCATGGTCAGCATTCATCTGATTCGCTTCTTGATTGGACCAGGCGGATGAATATTGCTGTAACCTCTGCTCAGGCTATCGC CTACTTGCACCATTTTGCCACACCTCGAATAGTCCATGGAGATGTGAGAGCAAGCAATGTGCTGCTAGACTCTGAATTTGAAGCTCGGGTTACAGATTTCGGATATGGTAAGATGATGCCTGATGATGCAGGAAATGGAGGTAACAAAATCACCAAGGGTAATAACATTGGGTATCTCTCACCAGAATGTATCGAATCAGGACAAGAATCAGACATGGGAGATGTGTATagttttggtgttgttttgCTGGAGCTTGTGACTGGTAAGAGACCTATTGAAAGGGCAAGCTTAACAACAAAACAGGGTATTACCGAATGGGTTTTACCTTTGGTTTACGAAAAAAAGTTTGGTGAAATTGTGGATCAAAGGctgaatgggaagtatgaggaaGACGAGCTGAAAAGGGTAGTTTTGATTGGGCTTATTTGTGCTCAGAGGGAGCCAGAGAAGAGACCAACAATGTCTGAAGTTGTGGAGATGCTGATGAATGAAACAAAGGAGAAAATGTCTCAACATGAAGCTAATCCACTCTTCAATGGAAACAATGTAGGGGAACTTTTAGATGAAAGCTCAGAGATCACTGCAGAAGAGAGAGATCATCAGTAA
- the LOC104742751 gene encoding formamidopyrimidine-DNA glycosylase-like isoform X1, translated as MPELPEVEAARRAIEENCLGKKIKRVIIADDTKVIDGISPSDFQNSILGKTIVSARRKGKNLWLELDSPPFPSFQFGMAGAIYIKGVAVTKYKRSAVKDSEEWPSKYSKFFVELDDGLELSFTDKRRFAKVRLLANPTSVRPISELGPDALLEPMTVEEFAESFAKKKITIKPLLLDQGFISGIGNWIADEVLYQARIHPLQTASSLSKEQCEALHTSIKEVIEKAVEVDADSSQFPSNWIFHDREKKPGKAFVDGKKIDFITAGGRTTAYVPELQKLSGKDAEKAAKVRPGKRCVKSKEDEQESEKEDESAKPKKGQKPRGVRGKKPAPKKKTEDSDEEDDDADADGGDDSEAEEKIVKTRGRGTKPALKRKPEEKPTSQVGKKPKGRKS; from the exons ATGCCGGAGCTACCGGAGGTAGAGGCGGCGAGGAGAGCAATAGAGGAAAATTGTCTTGGAAAGAAGATAAAGCGAGTGATCATCGCCGACGACACCAAAGTGATCGATGGAATCTCGCCGTCCGATTTCCAAAACTCAATCCTCGGCAAAACCATCGTCTCTGCTCGCCGAAAGGGCAAAAACCTCTGGCTCGAGTTAGATTCCCCGCCATTCCCTTCTTTCCAATTCG GTATGGCTGGTGCTATTTATATCAAAGGCGTTGCAGTTACTAAGTATAAGAG GTCTGCTGTAAAGGACTCAGAGGAGTGGCCATCTAAGTACTCAAAGTTCTTCGTCGAG CTTGATGATGGTCTGGAGCTTTCATTTACTGATAAGAGGAGATTTGCCAAAGTTCGACTTCTAGCAAAT CCAACTTCTGTGCGTCCGATATCAGAGCTTGGGCCTGATGCATTATTGGAGCCTATGACAGTTGAGGAATTTGCTGAAAGCTTtgctaaaaagaaaataaccatAAAACCTCTACTACTTGATCAG GGTTTTATTTCAGGTATTGGGAATTGGATCGCTGATGAAGTGCTGTACCAA GCCAGAATCCACCCGTTGCAGACTGCTTCTAGCCTCTCCAAAGAGCAATGTGAAGCTTTGCACACATCCATCAAAGAG GTGATAGAAAAAGCTGTGGAAGTTGATGCAGACAGTAGTCAGTTTCCTAGTAACTGGATTTTTCATGATAGGGAAAAGAAGCCAGGAAAGGCCTTCGTTGATG GGAAGAAGATTGATTTCATCACTGCTGGTGGAAGG ACAACAGCTTATGTTCCAGAGCTGCAGAAACTTTCTGGGAAAGACGCAGAGAAAGCAGCCAAGGTTAGACCGGGTAAACGATGTGTGAAATCCaaagaagatgaacaagaatctgagaaagaagatgaaagtgcTAAACCGAAGAAAGGACAGAAACCAAGGGGTGTTCGTGGTAAGAAGCCTGCAccgaagaaaaaaacagaagataGTGACGAGGAGGACGATGATGCTGATGCTGATGGTGGAGATGATAGCGAGGCTGAAGAGAAAATTGTGAAAACGAGAGGTCGTGGTACGAAGCCTGCGTTGAAGAGGAAACCTGAAGAGAAACCTACTAGCCAAGTTGGTAAGAAGCCAAAGGGAAGAAAAAGTTGA
- the LOC104742751 gene encoding formamidopyrimidine-DNA glycosylase-like isoform X3, which yields MPELPEVEAARRAIEENCLGKKIKRVIIADDTKVIDGISPSDFQNSILGKTIVSARRKGKNLWLELDSPPFPSFQFGMAGAIYIKGVAVTKYKRSAVKDSEEWPSKYSKFFVELDDGLELSFTDKRRFAKVRLLANPTSVRPISELGPDALLEPMTVEEFAESFAKKKITIKPLLLDQGFISGIGNWIADEVLYQARIHPLQTASSLSKEQCEALHTSIKEGRRLISSLLVEGQQLMFQSCRNFLGKTQRKQPRLDRVNDV from the exons ATGCCGGAGCTACCGGAGGTAGAGGCGGCGAGGAGAGCAATAGAGGAAAATTGTCTTGGAAAGAAGATAAAGCGAGTGATCATCGCCGACGACACCAAAGTGATCGATGGAATCTCGCCGTCCGATTTCCAAAACTCAATCCTCGGCAAAACCATCGTCTCTGCTCGCCGAAAGGGCAAAAACCTCTGGCTCGAGTTAGATTCCCCGCCATTCCCTTCTTTCCAATTCG GTATGGCTGGTGCTATTTATATCAAAGGCGTTGCAGTTACTAAGTATAAGAG GTCTGCTGTAAAGGACTCAGAGGAGTGGCCATCTAAGTACTCAAAGTTCTTCGTCGAG CTTGATGATGGTCTGGAGCTTTCATTTACTGATAAGAGGAGATTTGCCAAAGTTCGACTTCTAGCAAAT CCAACTTCTGTGCGTCCGATATCAGAGCTTGGGCCTGATGCATTATTGGAGCCTATGACAGTTGAGGAATTTGCTGAAAGCTTtgctaaaaagaaaataaccatAAAACCTCTACTACTTGATCAG GGTTTTATTTCAGGTATTGGGAATTGGATCGCTGATGAAGTGCTGTACCAA GCCAGAATCCACCCGTTGCAGACTGCTTCTAGCCTCTCCAAAGAGCAATGTGAAGCTTTGCACACATCCATCAAAGAG GGAAGAAGATTGATTTCATCACTGCTGGTGGAAGG ACAACAGCTTATGTTCCAGAGCTGCAGAAACTTTCTGGGAAAGACGCAGAGAAAGCAGCCAAGGTTAGACCGGGTAAACGATGTGTGA
- the LOC104742754 gene encoding uncharacterized protein LOC104742754 isoform X2 produces MKFKAFMTENGVSLLEKRFLPAFDKMGKTCHLLLTKEHLFFLHNLLNGDGVQCIAQFRKDFRKDVLFDDYRISSQNEDRIAFSLDVALLYRAVKSSVSICTEFSGGLASNRLQIKLVKKLPPNCTQPMPFLTFETKGYKSAVIQDVPISKPLSRSQVIELQTALDSAQDLPPTLVQVQDPNQLQNFVDHMRHVGDVLNVTISKHGDLQVQISTTLIRLGTEFQRLSVIGEKTQAPVEDRNLSAQARSERAIARGDAQSVQVSVKHFSKSLQYHLTKPDSAFYGIAPQGACLTVIFQFLVPGTRQTDKSISLHCRLPVLDPGSN; encoded by the exons ATGAAGTTTAAGGCGTTTATGACTGAGAATGGTGTGAGTCTCTTAGAGAAGAGGTTTCTTCCAGCATTTGACAAAATGGGGAAGAcctgtcatcttcttctcactaAAGAACACTTGTTCTTCCTTCATAACCTTCTCAATGGTGATGGAGTCCAATGCATTGCTCAGTTTCGCAAAGAT TTTCGCAAAGATGTTCTCTTTGATGATTACCGTATATCGAGTCAGAACGAGGACCGTATTGCTTTCTCCTTGGATGTTGCTCTTTTGTATAGAGCGGTGAAGAGCAGTGTTAGCATTTGTACTGAGTTCAGTGGTGGGTTAGCTTCTAATAGATTGCAGATCAAATTGGTGAAGAAGCTTCCTCCTAACTGTACACAGCCGATGCCGTTTCTCACTTTTGAGACTAAAGGATACAAGTCTGCTGTTATTCAAGATGTTCCGATTTCGAAACCGCTGTCTCGGTCTCAAGTTATCGAGCTTCAGACTGCGCTTGACTCGGCTCAAGACTTGCCTCCGACTCTTGTTCAGGTACAAGATCCGAATCAGCTTCAGAACTTTGTGGATCATATGAGACATGTTGGGGATGTTCTTAATGTCACGATAAGCAAGCACGGTGATCTGCAAGTGCAAATCTCGACGACTTTGATTAGGCTTGGCACTGAGTTCCAGAGGCTTTCGGTTATTGGCGAGAAAACTCAAGCTCCTGTTGAGGATAGGAACTTAAGTGCTCAGGCTCGTTCAGAGAGAGCTATTGCTAGAGGTGATGCTCAGTCTGTGCAAGTGAGTGTAAAGCACTTCTCGAAGAGTCTTCAGTATCACTTGACCAAACCAGATTCTGCTTTCTATGGGATTGCTCCTCAAGGTGCTTGCTTGACAGTGATCTTCCAGTTCTTGGTTCCGGGAACCCGTCAAACCGATAAATCAATCAGTTTGCATTGCCGTCTTCCTGTGCTGGATCCAGGGTCCAActga
- the LOC104742751 gene encoding formamidopyrimidine-DNA glycosylase-like isoform X2: MPELPEVEAARRAIEENCLGKKIKRVIIADDTKVIDGISPSDFQNSILGKTIVSARRKGKNLWLELDSPPFPSFQFGMAGAIYIKGVAVTKYKRSAVKDSEEWPSKYSKFFVELDDGLELSFTDKRRFAKVRLLANPTSVRPISELGPDALLEPMTVEEFAESFAKKKITIKPLLLDQGFISGIGNWIADEVLYQARIHPLQTASSLSKEQCEALHTSIKEVIQHAVQVSADSKEFPVEWLFHFRWGKKPGKVNGKKIDFITAGGRTTAYVPELQKLSGKDAEKAAKVRPGKRCVKSKEDEQESEKEDESAKPKKGQKPRGVRGKKPAPKKKTEDSDEEDDDADADGGDDSEAEEKIVKTRGRGTKPALKRKPEEKPTSQVGKKPKGRKS, from the exons ATGCCGGAGCTACCGGAGGTAGAGGCGGCGAGGAGAGCAATAGAGGAAAATTGTCTTGGAAAGAAGATAAAGCGAGTGATCATCGCCGACGACACCAAAGTGATCGATGGAATCTCGCCGTCCGATTTCCAAAACTCAATCCTCGGCAAAACCATCGTCTCTGCTCGCCGAAAGGGCAAAAACCTCTGGCTCGAGTTAGATTCCCCGCCATTCCCTTCTTTCCAATTCG GTATGGCTGGTGCTATTTATATCAAAGGCGTTGCAGTTACTAAGTATAAGAG GTCTGCTGTAAAGGACTCAGAGGAGTGGCCATCTAAGTACTCAAAGTTCTTCGTCGAG CTTGATGATGGTCTGGAGCTTTCATTTACTGATAAGAGGAGATTTGCCAAAGTTCGACTTCTAGCAAAT CCAACTTCTGTGCGTCCGATATCAGAGCTTGGGCCTGATGCATTATTGGAGCCTATGACAGTTGAGGAATTTGCTGAAAGCTTtgctaaaaagaaaataaccatAAAACCTCTACTACTTGATCAG GGTTTTATTTCAGGTATTGGGAATTGGATCGCTGATGAAGTGCTGTACCAA GCCAGAATCCACCCGTTGCAGACTGCTTCTAGCCTCTCCAAAGAGCAATGTGAAGCTTTGCACACATCCATCAAAGAG GTCATTCAACATGCGGTTCAAGTCAGTGCTGATAGCAAAGAGTTTCCTGTTGAATGGTTATTTCATTTTCGGTGGGGGAAAAAACCAGGGAAAGTTAATG GGAAGAAGATTGATTTCATCACTGCTGGTGGAAGG ACAACAGCTTATGTTCCAGAGCTGCAGAAACTTTCTGGGAAAGACGCAGAGAAAGCAGCCAAGGTTAGACCGGGTAAACGATGTGTGAAATCCaaagaagatgaacaagaatctgagaaagaagatgaaagtgcTAAACCGAAGAAAGGACAGAAACCAAGGGGTGTTCGTGGTAAGAAGCCTGCAccgaagaaaaaaacagaagataGTGACGAGGAGGACGATGATGCTGATGCTGATGGTGGAGATGATAGCGAGGCTGAAGAGAAAATTGTGAAAACGAGAGGTCGTGGTACGAAGCCTGCGTTGAAGAGGAAACCTGAAGAGAAACCTACTAGCCAAGTTGGTAAGAAGCCAAAGGGAAGAAAAAGTTGA
- the LOC104744098 gene encoding protein FAR1-RELATED SEQUENCE 6-like, translating into MERSEPVDEDVQASEYLQNDEILERDDPMSDGGCTLRIGDDDEALVCSSDHEIDVGFCQNQERKSVDNATTGEFDEQSGLLVERKEFEAPLVGMEFESYDDAYNYYNCYATEVGFRVRVKNSWFKRRSKEKYGAVLCCSSQGFKRINDVNRVRKETRTGCPAMIRMRQVDSTRWRVLEVTLXSLSSSSF; encoded by the exons ATGGAGAGAAGTGAACCCGTCGATGAAGAT GTGCAGGCATCTGAGTATCTACAGAACGACGAGATTCTTGAAAGAGATGATCCAATGTCAGATGGTGGATGCACTTTACGGataggtgatgatgatgaagctttaGTTTGTAGTAGTGATCATGAGATTGATGTTGGATTTTGTCAAAACCAAGAGAGAAAGAGCGTGGATAATGCGACCACCGGAGAGTTTGATGAACAGAGCGGTTTACTTGTTGAGAGAAAAGAATTCGAAGCCCCTTTGGTTGGGATGGAGTTTGAGTCTTATGATGATGCTTATAACTACTATAACTGTTATGCTACTGAAGTTGGATTTAGAGTAAGAGTGAAGAATTCGTGGTTTAAGCGGCGTAGTAAAGAGAAGTATGGTGCGGTGCTTTGCTGTAGTAGTCAAGGTTTCAAGAGGATTAACGATGTGAATCGTGTTAGAAAGGAAACTCGAACTGGTTGCCCTGCAATGATTAGAATGAGGCAGGTGGATTCTACGAGGTGGCGGGTACTTGAAGTTACACTTGNTTCGCTCTCAAGCTCAAGCTTTTAG
- the LOC104742754 gene encoding uncharacterized protein LOC104742754 isoform X1: MKFKAFMTENGVSLLEKRFLPAFDKMGKTCHLLLTKEHLFFLHNLLNGDGVQCIAQFRKDVLFDDYRISSQNEDRIAFSLDVALLYRAVKSSVSICTEFSGGLASNRLQIKLVKKLPPNCTQPMPFLTFETKGYKSAVIQDVPISKPLSRSQVIELQTALDSAQDLPPTLVQVQDPNQLQNFVDHMRHVGDVLNVTISKHGDLQVQISTTLIRLGTEFQRLSVIGEKTQAPVEDRNLSAQARSERAIARGDAQSVQVSVKHFSKSLQYHLTKPDSAFYGIAPQGACLTVIFQFLVPGTRQTDKSISLHCRLPVLDPGSN; this comes from the exons ATGAAGTTTAAGGCGTTTATGACTGAGAATGGTGTGAGTCTCTTAGAGAAGAGGTTTCTTCCAGCATTTGACAAAATGGGGAAGAcctgtcatcttcttctcactaAAGAACACTTGTTCTTCCTTCATAACCTTCTCAATG GTGATGGAGTCCAATGCATTGCTCAGTTTCGCAAAGATGTTCTCTTTGATGATTACCGTATATCGAGTCAGAACGAGGACCGTATTGCTTTCTCCTTGGATGTTGCTCTTTTGTATAGAGCGGTGAAGAGCAGTGTTAGCATTTGTACTGAGTTCAGTGGTGGGTTAGCTTCTAATAGATTGCAGATCAAATTGGTGAAGAAGCTTCCTCCTAACTGTACACAGCCGATGCCGTTTCTCACTTTTGAGACTAAAGGATACAAGTCTGCTGTTATTCAAGATGTTCCGATTTCGAAACCGCTGTCTCGGTCTCAAGTTATCGAGCTTCAGACTGCGCTTGACTCGGCTCAAGACTTGCCTCCGACTCTTGTTCAGGTACAAGATCCGAATCAGCTTCAGAACTTTGTGGATCATATGAGACATGTTGGGGATGTTCTTAATGTCACGATAAGCAAGCACGGTGATCTGCAAGTGCAAATCTCGACGACTTTGATTAGGCTTGGCACTGAGTTCCAGAGGCTTTCGGTTATTGGCGAGAAAACTCAAGCTCCTGTTGAGGATAGGAACTTAAGTGCTCAGGCTCGTTCAGAGAGAGCTATTGCTAGAGGTGATGCTCAGTCTGTGCAAGTGAGTGTAAAGCACTTCTCGAAGAGTCTTCAGTATCACTTGACCAAACCAGATTCTGCTTTCTATGGGATTGCTCCTCAAGGTGCTTGCTTGACAGTGATCTTCCAGTTCTTGGTTCCGGGAACCCGTCAAACCGATAAATCAATCAGTTTGCATTGCCGTCTTCCTGTGCTGGATCCAGGGTCCAActga